The following proteins are encoded in a genomic region of Glycine max cultivar Williams 82 chromosome 18, Glycine_max_v4.0, whole genome shotgun sequence:
- the MYB60 gene encoding MYB transcription factor MYB60: MGRPPCCDKEGVKKGPWTPEEDIILVSYIQEHGPGNWRAVPAKTGLSRCSKSCRLRWTNYLRPGIKRGNFTEQEEKMIIHLQDLLGNRWAAIASYLPQRTDNDIKNYWNTHLRKKLKKMQVGCEGGSFGEGFSASRQIPRGQWERRLQTDIQMAKRALSEALSPEKPSCNLSASNSNPSDSSSSFSSTKPTTTQTVCYASSADNIARMLKGWMKNPPKSSRTNSSSVTQNSFNNFAAAGADTASSIGAKGPPSSAELSENNFESLFDFDQSLESSNSDEFSRSLSPEATVLQDESKPDVIGAEIMPFSLLEKWLLDEAGCQEKLVGCGDDAKFF; this comes from the exons ATGGGAAGACCACCTTGTTGTGACAAAGAAGGGGTCAAGAAAGGGCCTTGGACTCCTGAAGAAGACATCATATTGGTGTCTTATATTCAGGAACATGGTCCTGGAAATTGGAGGGCAGTTCCTGCCAAAACAG GGTTGTCAAGATGCAGCAAGAGTTGCAGACTTAGATGGACTAATTACCTGAGGCCAGGAATCAAACGGGGCAACTTCACAGAACAAGAGGAGAAGATGATAATCCATCTTCAAGATCTTTTAGGAAACAG ATGGGCTGCAATAGCTTCATACCTTCCACAGAGAACAGACAATGACATAAAGAACTATTGGAACACCCATTTGAGAAAGAAGCTGAAGAAGATGCAAGTAGGTTGTGAAGGTGGTAGCTTTGGAGAAGGGTTTTCAGCCTCAAGGCAAATCCCTAGAGGCCAGTGGGAAAGAAGGCTCCAAACTGATATCCAAATGGCAAAGAGAGCCCTCAGTGAAGCTCTTTCACCAGAGAAGCCATCTTGTAATTTATCTGCCTCAAACTCAAACCCTTCAGATAGTAGCAGCTCCTTCTCTtccacaaaaccaacaacaacacaaaCTGTGTGCTATGCCTCAAGTGCTGACAACATAGCTAGAATGCTAAAGGGTTGGATGAAAAACCCACCAAAGTCCTCAAGAACAAACTCATCATCTGTGACTCAGAACTCCTTCAACAACTTTGCTGCAGCAGGTGCTGATACTGCTTCTAGTATTGGAGCAAAGGGACCACCAAGCAGTGCTGAATTGTCTGAAAACAATTTTGAAtcattgtttgattttgatcaGTCTTTGGAGTCTTCAAACTCTGATGAATTCTCTCGGTCATTGTCTCCTGAGGCCACTGTTTTGCAAGATGAAAGCAAGCCTGATGTTATTGGTGCAGAAATTATGCCATTCTCTTTGCTTGAGAAATGGCTTCTTGATGAGGCTGGTTGCCAAGAGAAATTAGTTGGTTGTGGTGATGATGCCAAGTTTTTCTAA